In the genome of Massilia sp. PAMC28688, one region contains:
- a CDS encoding HdeD family acid-resistance protein: protein MSETVLRHWWLLALRGAIAIVFGVLAIAWPAITLLTLATLFAAFALLAGAVWTFGAVANRAEDRRWWVMLVLGLFSMGAGVLAALDPALTTLALVLVMGANALVSGVIDIVVAVRVRRFLKGEWLLALSGIVAIVFGVVVLLFPAGAGALALAVMTGFYALITGVLLMVLAWQVRAWSRLSGGRSSPPAGAA, encoded by the coding sequence ATGAGCGAAACAGTCTTGCGTCACTGGTGGCTGCTGGCACTGCGTGGAGCCATTGCAATCGTGTTCGGGGTGCTGGCCATTGCCTGGCCTGCCATAACCCTGCTTACCCTGGCCACGCTGTTCGCCGCGTTCGCCCTGCTGGCCGGCGCCGTCTGGACCTTTGGCGCCGTGGCCAATAGAGCTGAGGACCGGCGCTGGTGGGTGATGCTGGTGCTGGGACTGTTCAGCATGGGTGCAGGCGTCCTGGCGGCGCTGGACCCGGCCCTGACCACATTGGCGCTGGTGCTGGTCATGGGCGCCAATGCGCTGGTGTCGGGCGTGATTGACATCGTGGTGGCGGTGCGGGTGCGCCGCTTCCTCAAGGGCGAGTGGCTGCTCGCGCTCAGCGGCATTGTCGCCATCGTGTTCGGCGTCGTGGTCCTGTTGTTTCCTGCCGGCGCAGGTGCCCTGGCGCTGGCCGTCATGACCGGGTTCTACGCCTTGATCACAGGGGTGCTGCTGATGGTGCTGGCCTGGCAGGTGCGTGCCTGGTCACGCCTGAGCGGTGGGCGCAGCAGCCCGCCGGCGGGCGCAGCCTGA
- a CDS encoding chromate transporter, producing the protein MTAPATANALRQPRSPSELFISFTLLALQGFGGVVAIVQRELVERKQWLTQDEFLEDWAVAQVMPGPNVVNLSMMIGGRHFGLRGAIAALAGMLLVPLLLVLCLALLHARIGDHPGVAGAFRGMAAAAAGMFAASALRLSAALARNPMPLAWCVALALMVFVLVALLRVPLLHVLPIAGACACVLCYRRLRS; encoded by the coding sequence ATGACCGCGCCCGCCACCGCCAACGCCCTTCGCCAGCCCCGTTCACCATCCGAGCTGTTCATTTCCTTCACCCTGCTGGCCTTGCAGGGTTTTGGCGGGGTCGTGGCGATCGTGCAGCGTGAGCTGGTCGAGCGCAAGCAATGGCTGACCCAGGACGAATTCCTGGAAGACTGGGCCGTGGCACAGGTGATGCCGGGACCGAACGTCGTCAACCTGTCCATGATGATCGGGGGCCGCCATTTCGGCCTGCGCGGCGCCATCGCTGCGCTGGCGGGCATGCTGCTGGTGCCTTTGCTGCTCGTCCTGTGCCTCGCCTTGCTGCACGCCCGCATCGGCGACCATCCCGGCGTGGCCGGTGCGTTCCGCGGCATGGCCGCAGCCGCGGCCGGCATGTTCGCCGCCTCCGCCTTGCGCCTGTCCGCAGCGCTGGCGCGCAACCCCATGCCGCTGGCCTGGTGCGTGGCCCTGGCGCTCATGGTGTTTGTCCTGGTGGCACTGCTGCGGGTACCGCTCCTGCATGTGCTGCCCATCGCCGGAGCATGTGCCTGCGTGCTGTGTTACCGGCGCCTGCGGTCATGA
- a CDS encoding chromate transporter encodes MTAPLLVLGSADWLALLMQFMMLSLLSVGGAISTSPDMHRFLVQEHHYLSQVQFSESIALAQAAPGPNVLFVALMGWHVGMNTGSFSAAVLGVAITMGGILLPSTILTYNAARLAHRNRDLRAVRAFKLGMAPVVIALMFATSWILGSAAGRMDDWPLWLLAVISALVLWRTRLHILWVLAAGAVLGWLQLV; translated from the coding sequence ATGACGGCCCCCTTGCTGGTACTGGGCAGTGCCGACTGGCTGGCCCTGCTCATGCAGTTCATGATGCTGTCGCTGCTGTCCGTGGGCGGTGCCATTTCCACGTCGCCCGACATGCACCGCTTCCTGGTGCAGGAACATCATTACCTCAGCCAGGTCCAGTTCAGCGAGTCCATTGCCCTCGCCCAAGCCGCGCCTGGTCCCAATGTGCTGTTCGTCGCTTTGATGGGCTGGCACGTGGGCATGAATACCGGAAGCTTCAGTGCAGCAGTGCTCGGCGTGGCCATCACCATGGGCGGGATCTTGCTGCCATCGACCATACTGACGTATAACGCGGCGCGCTTGGCTCACCGCAACCGGGACCTGCGGGCGGTACGCGCCTTCAAACTCGGTATGGCGCCGGTGGTCATTGCGCTCATGTTCGCCACCAGCTGGATCCTGGGCAGCGCCGCGGGCCGGATGGACGACTGGCCCCTGTGGCTGCTGGCAGTCATCAGTGCGCTTGTACTTTGGCGCACACGGCTGCATATCTTGTGGGTGCTGGCCGCCGGCGCCGTGCTGGGCTGGCTGCAGCTCGTGTAA
- a CDS encoding ATP-dependent helicase, producing MPDAAAILSDPADPFASLNNEQRAAVDHDIDVAADQSRPLLVIAGAGSGKTSTLAHRVARLIMRGADPQRILLLTFSRRAATEMGNRAGAVLQRVFALNAGQAPASLPWAGTFHSIGARLLREYAGRIGLESSFTIHDRGDSEDLMGMVRHEIGLTQTQKRFPLKGTCLSIYSRVVNSQEPLGLVLQSTFPWCAEWEQELKTLFGAYVDAKQEQNVLDYDDLLLFWSEMAADPALGPEIGALFDHVLVDEYQDTNRLQAAIITGMKPDGQGVMVVGDDAQSIYSFRGATVRNILDFPSQFSRQARIVTLERNYRSTQPILDASNALIAAALERHAKTLWTDKVSSARPQLVLIPDEAEQARWVCSRVLEQREAGMALTSQAVLFRAASHSAALELELMRRNVPFVKFGGLKFLEASHIKDVLAVLRFAQNPSGRLAGFRVAQLIPGIGAATATRLLDAVGAAAEPVRAVEEFAAPPKSAGDWNAFVALYKALRAPGLRWPADIELVKHWYLPHLERMHDDAAVRCADVEQLSRLAGGHGSRESFLAEITLDPPEATSDRAGPPRLDEDYLILSTIHSAKGQEWKSVHVLNVVDGCIPSDMATGNAADIEEERRLLYVAMTRAREQLHLVVPNRFFIKQQAQMGDRHVYAARTRFITPLMLKHYEECVWSNAQTAVTKKPMPDSVRMLVRDRARSAWK from the coding sequence ATGCCTGACGCCGCCGCCATCTTGTCCGACCCAGCCGACCCCTTCGCCAGCCTCAATAACGAGCAGCGCGCCGCGGTCGACCACGATATCGACGTGGCGGCTGATCAGTCGCGCCCCTTGCTGGTCATTGCAGGGGCCGGCTCCGGCAAGACCAGTACCCTGGCCCACCGTGTCGCGCGCCTGATCATGCGTGGCGCCGATCCCCAGCGTATTTTGCTGCTCACGTTTTCGCGCCGGGCGGCCACCGAGATGGGTAACCGCGCCGGCGCCGTACTGCAGCGCGTGTTTGCGCTGAACGCGGGCCAGGCGCCGGCCAGCCTGCCGTGGGCCGGCACCTTCCACAGCATCGGGGCGCGGCTGTTGCGCGAGTACGCGGGCCGGATCGGCCTGGAGTCCTCGTTCACCATCCATGACCGCGGCGATTCCGAGGACCTGATGGGGATGGTGCGCCACGAAATCGGCCTGACCCAGACCCAGAAGCGCTTTCCTCTCAAGGGCACCTGCCTGTCCATCTATTCGCGGGTCGTCAACAGCCAGGAGCCGCTGGGCCTGGTCCTGCAAAGCACTTTCCCCTGGTGCGCCGAATGGGAGCAGGAACTCAAGACCCTGTTTGGCGCCTACGTCGACGCCAAGCAGGAACAGAACGTCCTCGATTATGACGACTTGCTGCTGTTCTGGTCGGAGATGGCGGCAGACCCCGCACTGGGACCGGAAATTGGCGCCTTGTTCGACCATGTACTGGTGGATGAATACCAGGACACCAACCGCCTGCAGGCGGCCATCATTACCGGCATGAAGCCGGACGGGCAGGGTGTGATGGTGGTCGGTGACGACGCCCAGTCGATCTATTCCTTCCGGGGCGCCACCGTGAGGAATATCCTCGACTTCCCGTCCCAGTTCAGCCGGCAGGCCCGCATCGTGACGCTGGAGCGCAATTACCGCTCCACCCAGCCGATCCTGGATGCATCCAATGCCCTTATTGCGGCGGCGCTGGAGCGCCACGCCAAAACGCTGTGGACCGACAAGGTATCGAGCGCCAGGCCACAGCTGGTGCTCATTCCCGACGAAGCCGAACAGGCACGCTGGGTGTGCAGCCGCGTCCTCGAACAGCGGGAAGCCGGGATGGCGCTGACGTCGCAGGCGGTCCTGTTTCGCGCCGCCAGTCACAGCGCGGCGCTGGAGCTGGAACTGATGCGGCGTAATGTCCCCTTCGTCAAATTCGGTGGCCTGAAATTTCTGGAAGCGTCCCACATCAAGGACGTGCTGGCGGTGCTGCGTTTTGCGCAGAATCCGAGCGGGCGCCTGGCCGGCTTCCGCGTGGCCCAGCTGATCCCCGGGATCGGCGCGGCCACCGCCACCCGCCTGCTTGACGCGGTGGGCGCAGCGGCAGAACCGGTCCGCGCGGTCGAAGAGTTTGCCGCGCCGCCCAAAAGCGCGGGCGACTGGAATGCCTTTGTGGCCCTGTACAAGGCCCTGCGTGCACCGGGCTTGCGCTGGCCGGCAGACATCGAACTGGTCAAACACTGGTATCTGCCGCACCTGGAACGCATGCACGATGATGCGGCGGTGCGCTGCGCCGATGTGGAACAGCTCTCGCGCCTGGCCGGCGGGCACGGATCGCGCGAAAGCTTCCTGGCCGAGATCACGCTCGACCCGCCCGAGGCAACCAGCGACCGCGCTGGTCCGCCCCGTCTCGATGAAGACTACCTCATCCTGTCGACCATCCACTCGGCCAAGGGCCAGGAATGGAAATCGGTGCATGTGCTCAATGTGGTGGACGGCTGCATCCCGTCCGACATGGCCACGGGGAACGCGGCCGACATCGAGGAAGAACGGCGCCTGCTGTATGTGGCCATGACGCGCGCGCGCGAACAGCTGCATCTGGTGGTGCCCAACCGCTTTTTCATCAAGCAGCAGGCCCAGATGGGCGACCGCCACGTGTATGCCGCCCGCACCCGCTTCATCACGCCGCTCATGCTCAAGCACTACGAAGAGTGCGTGTGGTCAAACGCCCAGACTGCGGTGACGAAGAAGCCCATGCCCGACAGCGTACGCATGCTGGTGCGGGACCGGGCCCGCAGTGCATGGAAGTGA
- a CDS encoding erythromycin esterase family protein translates to MAAPPAIAARPGGPPHLPPLIMFGVTDQESRNAIAAAASPITGADSDYDGLLDLIGEARFVLLGEATHGTEEFYAERARISARLIAEKGFHAVAVEADWPDAYRVNRFVRGQSDDASAAAALAGFQRFPQWMWRNSAVLKCVEWLRHYNAGRPWHAQAGVYGLDLYSLHASMGEVLDYLQQVDPIAAHDARAYFACFDQHGSDTQAYGYAAGLGLSASCQDAVRTMLNKLMRRQETYAGRGKDAQDAFFDAKQNARLIKNAEEYYRTMFRGRVSSWNLRDKHMADTLDDLAQHLASVTGQPARIVVWAHNSHLGDARATHMGELGEWNLGQLVRERYPGQARLIGFSTYDGQVMAASQWDGPAQRKDIVPALPGSYEALLHEAKEGNYFLPLTCGSAATKMLQRRRLQRAIGVIYRPETERASHYFDACMHDQFDAVIQIDHTTALTPLPATPDVSADIPETYPEGF, encoded by the coding sequence ATGGCTGCGCCACCCGCCATCGCGGCCAGGCCAGGCGGTCCGCCACACCTTCCCCCACTGATCATGTTCGGCGTGACTGACCAGGAATCCCGCAATGCCATCGCCGCCGCGGCCAGCCCGATCACGGGTGCCGACAGCGACTATGATGGCCTGCTTGATCTGATCGGCGAGGCCCGCTTTGTCCTGCTGGGAGAAGCGACCCATGGCACGGAAGAGTTTTATGCGGAACGGGCGCGCATCAGTGCCCGCCTCATCGCAGAAAAAGGCTTTCACGCGGTCGCTGTCGAGGCCGACTGGCCGGATGCATACCGGGTGAACCGCTTTGTGCGCGGCCAGTCCGATGACGCGAGCGCGGCCGCTGCCCTGGCCGGCTTTCAGCGCTTTCCGCAATGGATGTGGCGCAACAGCGCCGTGCTCAAGTGTGTCGAATGGCTGCGCCACTACAATGCCGGGCGCCCCTGGCACGCCCAGGCCGGCGTCTATGGACTCGACCTGTACAGTCTCCATGCATCCATGGGCGAAGTGCTGGACTATCTGCAACAGGTTGACCCCATAGCCGCCCACGACGCCCGCGCGTATTTTGCCTGTTTCGACCAGCACGGCTCGGATACCCAGGCTTACGGCTATGCTGCCGGCCTGGGTCTGAGCGCCTCCTGCCAGGATGCGGTGCGGACCATGCTCAACAAGCTGATGCGGCGACAGGAAACCTATGCCGGCCGGGGGAAGGACGCTCAGGATGCATTTTTCGATGCCAAGCAAAACGCCCGGCTGATCAAGAATGCCGAAGAATATTACCGGACCATGTTCCGGGGCCGCGTGTCGTCCTGGAACCTGCGCGACAAGCACATGGCCGATACGCTCGACGACCTGGCACAGCACCTGGCGTCCGTCACGGGCCAACCCGCCCGAATTGTGGTATGGGCGCACAACTCGCACCTGGGCGATGCGCGAGCCACGCACATGGGCGAGCTCGGTGAATGGAACCTGGGACAGCTGGTACGGGAGCGCTATCCCGGCCAGGCGCGCCTGATTGGCTTTTCCACCTACGACGGCCAGGTCATGGCTGCGTCGCAATGGGACGGACCCGCGCAGCGCAAGGATATCGTGCCGGCCCTGCCGGGCAGTTATGAAGCCCTCTTGCATGAGGCGAAAGAAGGTAATTACTTCCTGCCGCTGACCTGTGGCAGCGCGGCTACGAAAATGTTACAACGGCGGCGTCTGCAACGAGCCATCGGCGTGATTTACAGGCCAGAAACGGAGCGCGCCAGTCACTACTTCGATGCCTGCATGCATGACCAGTTTGACGCCGTAATCCAAATCGACCACACCACCGCCCTGACGCCCTTGCCTGCCACGCCGGATGTCAGTGCCGATATACCGGAGACCTATCCCGAGGGCTTCTAA
- a CDS encoding PAS domain-containing protein, giving the protein MPTNPADDSAHGDLVIQDDDPLNGAEGGEPEPPPWRILIVDDDVDVHVVTKFALSNTHFQGRRLSFLHAYSGAEALAILQGTDDIAMVLLDVIMESPDAGLRVARQIRGELGNDLVRIVLRTGQPGQALEHSIIVDYDINDFWCKADLTTRKLFTTVISSLRAYATLKAAATQRRSLREELARVQKLQAVLEQHALVLTLDAQGRIIDANDYTCRLAQRDRAQLLGRDLHVLHPGVFPAPLARAITDALARDSGWAGDIRTTTPDGAPLTLRCAALAFKDADGVPYQYVAVATRLDPA; this is encoded by the coding sequence ATGCCCACCAACCCCGCAGACGACAGCGCCCATGGCGACCTGGTCATCCAGGACGACGATCCCCTCAACGGGGCTGAAGGCGGGGAGCCGGAACCGCCCCCCTGGCGTATCCTGATCGTCGACGATGACGTCGATGTCCACGTCGTCACCAAGTTCGCGCTCAGCAATACCCATTTCCAGGGACGGCGCCTGAGCTTTCTGCACGCCTACAGCGGCGCGGAGGCCCTTGCCATTCTCCAGGGCACGGATGACATCGCGATGGTCTTGCTGGACGTGATCATGGAGTCGCCCGACGCCGGACTGCGCGTGGCGCGCCAGATCCGCGGCGAACTTGGCAACGACCTGGTGCGCATCGTGCTGCGCACCGGCCAGCCCGGACAGGCGCTGGAGCACAGCATCATTGTCGACTACGACATCAATGATTTCTGGTGCAAGGCCGACCTGACCACGCGCAAGCTGTTTACCACCGTGATCTCGTCGCTGCGCGCGTACGCCACGCTCAAGGCGGCGGCCACCCAGCGCCGCAGCCTGCGCGAGGAACTGGCGCGCGTGCAAAAGCTGCAGGCCGTGCTGGAGCAGCACGCCCTGGTGCTGACCCTCGACGCACAGGGCCGCATCATCGACGCCAACGACTATACCTGCCGCCTGGCGCAGCGCGACCGCGCGCAGTTGCTGGGGCGCGACCTCCACGTGCTGCATCCGGGGGTCTTCCCGGCCCCGCTGGCGCGCGCCATTACCGACGCCCTCGCGCGCGATTCGGGTTGGGCCGGCGACATCCGCACCACCACTCCCGACGGCGCCCCCCTGACCCTTCGCTGCGCGGCGCTCGCCTTCAAGGATGCCGACGGCGTGCCTTACCAGTACGTGGCCGTGGCCACGCGCCTCGATCCGGCTTGA
- a CDS encoding DUF1353 domain-containing protein, with protein MSNGTFSGNPKTEWLDENGNDRDMRVLEDFWYLDPAGRRWDVPAGTIVNGASIPRTLWSSVGSPYTGRYRRAAVVHDAAVGKEGVLRREADAMFYFACLAGGCPPLQAKLLYAGVRVGAWSSHTQVLTMAPVGQVPDAYRLPGQQTPRELEVRARYTLIAHQLMASSNDFDEIERVVSASLGETAP; from the coding sequence ATGAGCAATGGCACATTTTCGGGCAATCCCAAGACCGAATGGCTCGATGAAAACGGAAACGACCGCGACATGCGGGTTCTGGAAGACTTCTGGTATCTCGATCCGGCCGGGCGGCGCTGGGATGTTCCCGCGGGAACCATCGTCAATGGCGCCAGCATTCCACGCACGCTATGGTCGTCAGTTGGCAGCCCCTACACGGGCCGCTACCGGCGCGCCGCCGTGGTCCATGACGCAGCAGTTGGCAAGGAAGGCGTGCTGCGCCGGGAAGCCGATGCCATGTTTTATTTTGCCTGCCTGGCGGGAGGCTGCCCCCCCTTGCAAGCCAAGCTCCTGTATGCCGGAGTGCGGGTCGGGGCCTGGTCTAGCCATACCCAGGTGCTCACCATGGCACCGGTCGGGCAGGTGCCCGACGCTTACCGTCTGCCGGGCCAGCAGACACCGCGCGAACTGGAAGTACGGGCGCGCTATACGCTCATTGCGCATCAGCTCATGGCAAGCAGTAACGATTTCGACGAAATCGAACGGGTGGTCAGCGCCAGCCTTGGCGAAACGGCGCCTTGA
- a CDS encoding phosphoribosyltransferase — MQLPHSAPRASMGGTTPYKHRAHAGRQLARALRAITPGPDALVLALPRGGVPVAFAVASELKLPLDIMVVRKVGMPGHEEYAIGAIGSDGVRVLQRDIINDRQIPPERLDALCAAALHELHRRERLYRGQRPPPQLAGRTVILVDDGIATGSSMRAACEVARAGHPARLILAAPVGAPDTCAALAREADALVCPLQPPRFRAVGQWYQRFDQTSDEEVARLLEQAWRHQDQGQAA, encoded by the coding sequence ATGCAATTACCTCACTCCGCCCCCCGTGCATCCATGGGCGGGACCACGCCTTACAAGCATCGCGCCCACGCCGGCCGCCAGCTCGCACGCGCCCTGCGTGCCATCACGCCGGGGCCTGACGCCCTTGTGCTGGCCTTGCCGCGCGGGGGCGTGCCTGTGGCCTTTGCCGTCGCCAGCGAACTGAAGCTGCCGCTCGACATCATGGTGGTGCGCAAAGTGGGCATGCCGGGGCACGAGGAATACGCGATCGGCGCCATCGGCAGCGACGGGGTCAGGGTCTTGCAGCGCGACATCATCAATGACCGCCAGATCCCGCCCGAGCGTCTTGACGCCCTGTGTGCGGCGGCACTCCACGAGCTGCACAGGCGCGAACGCCTGTACCGTGGCCAGCGCCCACCGCCGCAGCTGGCCGGACGCACGGTCATTCTGGTCGACGACGGCATTGCCACCGGTTCCAGCATGCGCGCGGCATGCGAGGTCGCGCGGGCGGGCCATCCCGCCAGGCTCATCCTTGCGGCGCCCGTAGGGGCACCTGACACCTGCGCCGCGCTGGCGCGCGAGGCAGACGCGCTCGTGTGTCCCCTGCAACCGCCGCGCTTTCGCGCCGTGGGACAGTGGTATCAGCGCTTCGATCAGACCAGCGATGAGGAGGTTGCCCGGCTGCTTGAGCAGGCCTGGCGGCATCAGGATCAGGGCCAGGCGGCCTGA
- the fghA gene encoding S-formylglutathione hydrolase produces the protein MLELISEHACHGGTQRFYRHASRAIGLPMRFSVFTPPENGAALRPTLFYLAGLTCNEETFPTKAGAQRMAARLGLMLIAPDTSPRGAAIANESAAWDFGVGAGFYLDATETPWRQHYRMDSYLLELRALAVAELKADASRIGVFGHSMGGHGALVHALRRPDLFRSVSAFAPIAAPSHCPWGIKAFTGYLGADQAAWSRYDATALMAASANPFPEGILIDQGLSDKFLAEQLHPERFEQACEQAGQALTLRRHDAYDHGYYFINSFIDDHLQFHRDRLG, from the coding sequence ATGCTTGAACTGATCAGTGAACACGCCTGCCACGGCGGCACGCAACGCTTTTACCGCCATGCCTCGCGCGCCATTGGCTTGCCGATGCGCTTTTCCGTGTTCACCCCGCCCGAAAACGGCGCCGCCTTGCGGCCAACCCTGTTCTACCTGGCGGGTCTGACCTGTAATGAGGAAACTTTCCCCACCAAGGCCGGGGCCCAGCGCATGGCAGCGCGGCTGGGCCTGATGCTCATCGCGCCCGACACCAGTCCACGCGGCGCCGCGATTGCCAACGAAAGCGCGGCCTGGGACTTTGGCGTCGGTGCCGGTTTTTACCTTGACGCCACCGAAACTCCGTGGCGTCAGCATTACCGCATGGACAGCTACCTGCTCGAATTGCGCGCCCTGGCCGTGGCCGAACTGAAAGCGGATGCGTCGCGCATCGGCGTCTTTGGCCATTCCATGGGCGGACACGGCGCCCTGGTTCATGCCCTGCGCCGTCCCGACCTGTTTCGCTCGGTGTCGGCCTTTGCCCCCATTGCGGCGCCCTCGCACTGCCCGTGGGGCATCAAGGCCTTTACCGGCTACCTGGGCGCCGACCAGGCTGCGTGGTCCCGCTACGACGCGACCGCCCTCATGGCTGCCAGCGCCAATCCTTTCCCCGAGGGCATCCTGATTGACCAGGGATTGTCCGACAAGTTCCTGGCCGAGCAACTCCACCCGGAACGCTTTGAACAGGCGTGCGAGCAGGCTGGCCAGGCGTTGACACTGCGCCGCCATGATGCGTACGATCATGGCTATTACTTCATCAACAGCTTCATTGACGACCACCTGCAATTTCACCGCGACCGCCTCGGTTGA
- a CDS encoding phosphohydrolase, whose protein sequence is MQKPLPPSVFPPSHAGVTTPYVSTFLGNRFYPLEPRIDQVAIEDIAHGLAYQCRFNGQTQQFYSVAQHSLIVASLVPTDLRLAALLHDAAEAYLGDMVKPLKVLLPAFAAIEEAVTAIIATTFAVDFSDYAPIKRADLIALATEKRDLMPHSTERWSYLDDVRPMPQKIVVMGPDDAKQAYLREFKRLVRVSGQQHGHTVPV, encoded by the coding sequence ATGCAGAAGCCCTTGCCACCGTCCGTGTTCCCGCCGTCCCACGCCGGTGTGACCACGCCCTATGTATCCACGTTTCTGGGCAACCGCTTCTATCCGCTCGAGCCGCGCATCGATCAGGTCGCCATTGAAGACATTGCCCATGGCCTAGCTTACCAGTGCCGCTTCAACGGACAAACCCAGCAGTTCTATTCGGTAGCGCAGCACAGCCTGATTGTCGCCTCCCTCGTGCCAACCGACCTCCGGCTGGCCGCGCTGCTGCACGACGCGGCGGAAGCCTATCTGGGCGACATGGTCAAGCCGCTCAAGGTCTTGCTGCCGGCTTTTGCCGCCATTGAAGAGGCGGTTACGGCAATCATCGCAACTACCTTCGCTGTCGATTTTTCCGATTATGCGCCCATCAAGCGGGCCGACCTCATCGCACTGGCGACCGAAAAGCGCGACCTCATGCCGCACTCCACGGAGCGCTGGAGCTATCTTGACGATGTTCGCCCCATGCCCCAAAAAATTGTTGTCATGGGTCCTGACGACGCCAAGCAAGCGTATTTACGCGAATTCAAGCGCCTGGTACGGGTCAGCGGCCAGCAGCATGGTCATACCGTCCCCGTCTGA
- a CDS encoding zinc ribbon domain-containing protein YjdM, with protein MSALPPCPQCQSSLTYEDGSNFVCPECGHEWQAQAAVADQARVYRDASGTLLQDGDTVTVIKDLKLKGGGGTVKMGTKVKNIRLVDGDHDIDCKIDGFGAMSLKTQFVKKA; from the coding sequence ATGAGCGCCCTGCCCCCCTGTCCGCAATGCCAGTCGAGCCTGACTTACGAGGACGGAAGCAATTTTGTATGCCCGGAATGTGGCCATGAATGGCAGGCGCAGGCGGCCGTAGCCGACCAGGCCAGGGTTTACCGCGACGCCTCCGGCACGCTGCTGCAAGATGGTGATACCGTCACCGTGATCAAGGATCTCAAACTGAAAGGCGGCGGCGGCACCGTCAAGATGGGTACCAAGGTCAAAAACATCCGGCTCGTTGACGGCGACCACGATATTGACTGCAAGATTGATGGTTTCGGCGCCATGAGCCTGAAGACGCAATTCGTCAAAAAAGCCTAG